In Eubalaena glacialis isolate mEubGla1 chromosome 3, mEubGla1.1.hap2.+ XY, whole genome shotgun sequence, the following are encoded in one genomic region:
- the OXCT2 gene encoding LOW QUALITY PROTEIN: succinyl-CoA:3-ketoacid coenzyme A transferase 2, mitochondrial (The sequence of the model RefSeq protein was modified relative to this genomic sequence to represent the inferred CDS: inserted 1 base in 1 codon; deleted 1 base in 1 codon; substituted 2 bases at 2 genomic stop codons) — protein MAALRLLESALGRRVPAGRSVPALATGGVCGFASSARARAKSCADPVEAVRDIXDAARIMVRGFGLCAIPENLIGALLKTRVKDLTVVSSNVGEENFGLGLFLGTKQITRVVCSYLGENSLCEHQYLAGELELEITPQGTLAERIRAGGAGVPAFHTPTAYGTLAQEGGAPSKYLEDGHIAILSQPREVREFHGQHYLLGHASVTAEFALVKGWKADRAGNAIFRASARNFNVPMCKAARTSVVETEEIVDLGSFAPEDIHVPNIYIDRGIQGEKYEKRNEHIMIWKEDDEICKSADSIRTRIIKGVALEFEDGLYANLGIGIPLLATNYISPSITVHLHSENGILGLGPFPLKEEVDADLNNVGKQAVTLLPGGCFFSSDESFAMIXGRHIDLTLLGAMQVSKYSDLANWMISGKKVKGMGGAMDLGSSTKSRVVVTMEHCTKAKEPKILEICTMPLNGKRCVDXIITEKAVFDMHKKRGLGFPGLTLIELWDGLIVEDIKKGTGSTFAISPNLRPMQQVET, from the exons ATGGCAGCCCTGCGGCTCCTGGAGTCTGCGCTCGGGCGCCGGGTTCCCGCCGGCCGCTCGGTGCCCGCGCTGGCGACGGGCGGTGTGTGCGGCTTCGCCAGCAGCGCCCGCGCGCGTGCCAAGTCCTGTGCGGACCCCGTGGAGGCCGTGAGAGACA CGGACGCCGCGAGGATCATGGTCCGGGGCTTCGGCCTCTGCGCGATCCCGGAGAACCTGATAGGGGCGCTGCTCAAGACCCGCGTGAAGGACTTGACCGTGGTCAGCAGCAACGTGGGGGAGGAGAACTTCGGGCTCGGCCTTTTCCTGGGGACCAAGCAGATCACCCGCGTCGTCTGCTCGTACCTGGGGGAGAACTCGCTCTGCGAGCACCAGTACCTGGCGGGCGAGCTGGAGCTGGAGATCACGCCCCAGGGCACCCTGGCCGAGCGCATCCGCGCGGGGGGCGCCGGCGTGCCCGCCTTCCACACCCCCACGGCCTACGGGACCCTGGCCCAGGAGGGAGGCGCACCCAGCAAGTACTTAGAGGACGGCCACATCGCCATCCTGAGTCAGCCCAGGGAGGTGAGGGAGTTCCACGGACAGCACTACCTTCTGGGGCACGCC TCCGTCACGGCCGAGTTTGCTTTGGTGAAAGGGTGGAAGGCCGACCGGGCCGGAAACGCCATCTTCAGGGCCAGCGCCAGGAACTTCAACGTGCCCATGTGCAAAGCTGCGAGAACCTCAGTGGTGGAGACTGAAGAAATTGTGGACCTCGGGTCGTTTGCCCCAGAGGACATCCATGTTCCTAACATTTACATAGATCGAGGAATACAGggagaaaaatatgagaaaagaaatgagcaCATAATGATCTGGAAAGAGGATGATGAAATATGCAAGTCTGCAGATAGTATAAGGACACGGATCATCAAGGGGGTAGCTCTTGAATTTGAGGACGGCCTGTATGCCAATTTGGGCATAGGAATCCCTCTTCTGGCCACCAACTACATCAGCCCCAGTATAACCGTTCATCTTCACAGTGAAAATGGAATCTTGGGCTTGGGTCCGTTTCCACTGAAAGAGGAGGTGGATGCAGATCTGAACAATGTGGGCAAGCAAGCAGTCACCCTTCTTCCTGGgggctgttttttctccagtgATGAATCATTTGCCATGATTTGAGGCAGACACATTGACCTAACCTTGCTGGGAGCCATGCAGGTTTCCAAATACAGTGACCTGGCTAACTGGATGATATCCGGCAAGAAGGTGAAAGGAATGGGGGGTGCGATGGATCTAGGGTCCAGTACCAAGAGCAGAGTGGTGGTCACCATGGAGCACTGCACCAAGGCTAAGGAACCCAAAATTTTGGAGATATGCACCATGCCGCTGAATGGAAAGCGGTGTGTGGACTGAATCATCACCGAGAAGGCCGTGTTTGACATGCACAAGAAGAgaggactgggcttccctg gactgaCCCTGATCGAGCTCTGGGATGGCCTGATAGTGGAGGACATCAAAAAGGGCACAGGGAGCACCTTTGCCATCTCCCCGAATCTCAGACCCATGCAGCAGGTCGAAACCTAG